TGATTAGTATTGCTATTATACTTTTTTGCATACATTCTTCTCAAACATCAAATCATTTAGTGATTTAATGGGAacgtttgtaaaaaaaagtaatatgcacttaaatctgcaataaaataagCATACTAATCTGCCAACAGAACAAGAAAATTCAACTTGCCAAACGTCTTCAATCAAGATcaagaaaattgtattttgtcaggtcaattttagttacattatttttacattattttacttattttaagtAATAAATCCCAAATTTTAGTACACAGTACAAGCAAATAGTTTTTGACCTTGGTACATGGAATCTTGCTTAGATTTTAGTTTTTTAGTGCATTTTATGCCAAGTACCTCAATTTTCCTCCATttgaaacagtaaaaaaaatgtgaatctgAAAAAACAGAATctcaaatattaaaatatatgaaaatgaaaaatgccaATAAATCATTTATTCAAAAGAATTACTAGAgtgaataatattttttttccaatacacttgatgtatttaaaaaaaaatcaacatcaaaattttaattttcagttttgaattgtttttttcaagtacaaaacttccatccatccatcttcttccgcttatccgaggtcgggtgcAGCAGTCTAAAACTTATGGCTCTAATTTTGGCTCCATATTTTCAGGGCATCAATAGTATTTTGACAGATCTGAAAATTCTAAATTGTCAATATCACCATATTTTCTATGCTTGGATGAAAATCTTTTGCAGTCAGTGGCAACAAGCAATTATGTTACGGTATGTCAAAGTCAGTCATCTGATCGCTGATTTCAACCCAGTTTCACTTAGCAAAGACCAGTGAGGGCAGCAAAATCCACAAACAAGCAGCAAGTGAAAGTGGCTCCCGAGAGGAAACACAGTTTGTTCATTTCCTTGAGCTCCAGACTTCAGGCAGTTATGGACTGCAAATAATTTTTTATCTAAGTACTGTATTAACAATTCTGGTTAGATTTAGAGGTACTGTATAGTCAGTTGTCACAGTTGTCATAATGCCCGGAAAATGGAGGAAATGGAGGAACGCGCATaaaacagtgtttcccaacctctTCTGAGCCAACGCACATatattacatgaataaaatctTATGGCACATcaccaaaacaaaatgtatgtcaacaaaaatgtatgaatggcAGTAGATGTGTACACCGTTTCAATATGTACCTTATGTtatttaccgtattttccggactacaagtcacatttttgtcatgggTTGGCTGGTtttgcgacttatactccggagcgacttatatatgtttttttacacaccggcagccacgagagggcactccaggcttgtgtgccagtatctgttACTcttatcactcctgtaccactgaaaatttacaataaaacataaaaaaacacccacaaaatagaaaatcatattctgcagattacaatcTGCAAGTAAagtagttatgttatgttgtttaggctatagttatctgaatatctgataatatgttacgttaaaataccacctattcacgttatgTTAACAGACGCCAtttcagcctgttgttctccattttattgttattactataacttgactttcaagatgaaatgtctgttcttggtgtctgattttatcaaataaatttcccccaaaaatgtgacttatagtccagtgcgatatatatatatatatatatattttttttttttcctcttcgttGTGCATTCTTGGCTGGTgggacttatactccggagcgacttatagtccggaaaatatggtaatTGTTCTGCTTGTCACGATACGTCACCGCCATACATAGTTAAacaaaatgacgttatttataatatataaataataattttcagaCCACTTAAGAGAAATTGGATATTTTGCTGCAGAACACCTGACAATCTCTCAATGTGCTGCGTgcggcacagtggttgggaatcactggcaTAAGATGACTCTAATCTGTTTTAACTTCTAAAGTTAAGTGATGAAGTGAAATGTGAGAGCAAGTTTAACAAATTAAAGCGTACTGTATCTTTCAAAGGTGACTGGACCATGGAGGAGTCTGTGGGTCAAGTTAGGTTATGACCCCCGAAAGACAGTTGAGTCCAAGATATACCAGATGCTGGACTACAGGTTGCGCTGTAGCACCAGGAGCGGTAATATTGGAGTTGGGACTGGAAacggtcctttttttttttttgcacatttaaaacattatacTACATGGCAATAGCAATATGGTGGGATGGAATTGTTAGAATTATAACCTTTGTAGATTGCGGATGTCATTTGTTGGgtttaaaaatgttcatcaaGATATTGACTTTTACTTTGTTCTCTCTCTTTGTCTTGCATGTTTAGCATGTGTACTATCAGACCTACTAGTGAAACCCAAAAGGAGTACCCTGAACTACACCCTGCCTATTGCAATCAACAAGACCGGTCAGTGGATGCATTCATGCCTCAGAATACAAAGAGAGTGTTTCTTCAAGCTGGGCTGCAAAATTTCTTTCACTAAACATTACTACAGTAGccatactgcaaaaaaaacaacaaaaaaaggatgcCAGTGGTAAACATCAAGGCAGACTGAAATTGGCAAGCAATTGTGGAGTCACTTGTTGGGGGATGGCACATTGAAAAGCTTCTGGAAACACAATGGTAGTAAATCAGCTCAACCACCCTgagtatttatttgttcacaGTAGAAACATTAAAACGTTTTCAGACCTTATAAAACTTTATCAacagaattgttttatttcaatgtGAGGCGCAAACAAATCACTGCGATGTTGTCTCATTttccaatacaaaaaaatagatGAATATGTGTTTGATGAATGAAATTATTATATACAATTATTAGCTTGACACtactacttttttatttatttctttttttttaggtacTGTGCCGTCTGAATACAGTGATGCACTTGATAAGTTCTTCATTATTTCTTTGTTGCTGATGCCCAGGTCCAACTCCAGCCAGTGTAACAGACCTTCCCACTCAAGAGGGTTCAAGTACCAGTAGAGATCCAGTCCGAGTCTCATATCAGCTCAAGGTCAGTTGTCACCACTCTATAGGAGGACATTACTGGGCCTTGTAAATGCTATTCAAACCATTTCCCAAATTGAATGAAACTTTTGCCTtaccaatatacagtatatgtattacattttgtatttgtgGTGGCGGAAATTGGTATTTGAGTTTTTGCTGATGTTTACCCCAtttacaaagacatgaacagtccaCAATTTTATGGTACGTTTATTTTAATAAGAGCAATCAACAACACATCCTGAAAAAAACAGGTCacaacaagacattttttttggccATTCGATTTTTGGTGCCGCGTTCTGCGTTTTTTTTGttcgtggagaacgtagttgtggtgaccatgaaggaaaAAGATCCCGACACACATGGAGGATGTACGAAATATCTGAACATGCGTAGGCCACACTaattgtgtacagtatgtgtggcgcacgacacacataggagtccgcaagtgcgacgtacaaaacatttagattttgcccaaacctgacaccagcaaaacatacgaaagacacacgttggccgtacggacgacaCACAAAGACTTACGAAGTACATAAtgttgtcttgcaacctgaaaaaaatgtaagcgcCTGTAGAGTACGTTTgccatgacaaagaacctctgcagccagtctacggctcaaaaatcagcacgtcacacacgTGCCCTCCGAGCGtttcttgcgtttttttgcatgtagacTGGCGGTAGGAGCCCATATGagcggttgtgacctaggctgtACAGATACTCTCCAAATCGGTAAGGTTTTGAGGCTGTTCCTTGGCACCTCAAAGTTTCCGCTCCCTCCCCAGATTTTATATGGGATTAAGGTCAGACTCGCCAGGCCACTCCAGGATTTTATTATGCTTCTTTTTGAGTCACTCCTTTGTTGTCTCGGATGTGTGTTTTGGGTCACTGTCTGACTGGaagattattatttactatatatatttttacaatatgtatCAGTTTGTTGCCTAATATAAAAGTATGAACTATTTATGTCTTCATAAGTGGGCTAACTTACgaaatcagcaggggatgaaAACAATTATTTTGCCTACTGTACATTGAGTATACAAAAGGTTCATTAACTAAACTGCATTTGTCTACAATGTTTGGTGTAGGAGTCATCCTATATTTTCAGAGAGGGCATGCTTCCTCCTCATCGGCAGATGTTTTACCAGCTGTGTGACTTGGATGTGCCAAGGTATTCTGCAGTATTCTACATTCACTTCTTGAGCTTTGCTCATCTAGCTTGCAAGTGCCTTTCACTACAGTCAGTGTTGCTTTCTATGAATGCCACCACATTTTAAGGCTATGTTGTAGTATAGCTAAAGGTTTTTCTAATTCACGAGTAATTATTAGTTAATGACCTTTGTGCCATGCCGTGTCACGATGGGGTGTGTCCAGAATACAGGAAGTCATCCAGCAGAACAGCGGTGCGGAGCAAATATGCAATGAGCGGGATGGCTGGTGTGCTGTTGGCACCACGGACAAGCTGCGAGACCTCATCTCAGCCATGGTCAAGAAGGTCATCCGAGCACAAAGACCAcgtaagtcaggggtgtccaaattttttccacCGCATACTTAACTATGTAGGCCTTTTTGAGTCCTTCccttatttgtgtaaaattgaaacaagacagagccaactttaacataaaaaagcccatcagtTCCCACATATCTGCATATTagtgctgtctgctcaatatctGTTACATTatttgactcatcacaggcaaatCAATATGCTTGCACTAAATGAATGTCATCATTTTGCCTACTGTAGGGTAGGTAGGTTGTGGGGTAGCTCACTCCACAACACATCTTTTTCgtgtctcactgcacacactggcccccctcccccttcccttgctcatctaATCAGCAGTGAAAACACAGTGTAGCTGCATTTGTGGATTAGCAGTGAGTCGGACAGTTCAAACTCCTTTCGAAAAGGCACATTTCCTCCACttgggtgttaaaaaaaatcacagagctcgGCGTGGGAGTCGCAACAAAGAGTGCTGATGAggcgcgggttgccgaccccctGCTATAGGTGAATAAACAAATTATTCTGGTATTTAATATGGGTGTCATGAAATGACgatatttctcgtttggagaaaagctatcTTGTGGGAAGAGGCCAtccagaagtctatcagactatgagctatggcatcactactgtgaatgataatacacttaATATGGACGTGGCAGCGTGCCAGGCAGGATTAGAACcgtacattaagtgctttacgcacactataatGCTTGCAATCACAATAATGCTTGCATAAGGTGTAGTAATTCtatatttgatcaaagttacttgaGATTTGTCCAATGAAAACACAATCACTGCaaatgacttctatcaaaacatgtgatggaGTCAAATTCAGACTTACTTCCTGcttctgcactctaagcatcattgGAACTTTAGTTCTTTTAGCACAAGCATAAAGCTATCTTCTATCTATTTTACATGTATCTTTACTTAACTGCACACCAGCATAAATTAGTAGGTTAGTAGAAGCAGCTACAAttgctgtcattattttaattaataatttttattttttgtttgaatttgtggGAAGAAGTTTAACAGTTTAAAGCATCATgctaggtcatgcatgcaaagttataaaatgtttcaaaatgtacatggacacccctaatagatatatgttgtttgtctagttatattttttaaatttagcttttcttacaaataatgttaaaatcccgtcTTGTCctatagacccaatctcgtgtatcgtatCATCTCGTGAACTGATTATCTATCTTgtaataatgcatttattttatttaaaaaatatgatgatGGCCAATAGAAATCAAGCTATGTGCGTAAAACTGTCCCCGGGTCCTACTTTGGACACCCGGCATGTAAGGAGAACAATCTCACCCTGCATCAATGACTTGGAGCACAAATTTCATgcaatttatttacttttttttttttattttgacacagAACTGTTGTGTCTCCCAGCAAGCATAATGTGAAACCTAATAAATTTAAATTGAACAACTAAAATCTGGCCCATTTGATAGGTCACACGATGTAACCACTGTTTGAAAAATCCCATGAACTCGTAAACTTTTTGTTTATGGATCTTTCTCCCCCAGCTTTGCCAAAGGTCCCCAAGCGACCGAGACGTGCAGTCCGAAGTTCAAAAGTGGATGCAGAAGACctagaagatgatgatgatgacgatgatgaggaagaggaagatgaggacgATGAATATCAGCCATCAGAGGGAAGCGAAAACGAGATGGAGACAGAAATACTGGATTACATGTGAGAAAAGATGAAGGGCACGCTTGTGATGATGCTTATTTTATTGCCAGACAAATAAACATGACATTTTCTAGTTTGTGTcgtgtcacttttattgtaccTTCATTCATCATATTCATGCCGTAACCCTTTACTTAACTCATCATTTATGTAAAAAGTAACAAATACATAACAAAATGTTCGTAGTTTATCTGTTCACAAGTACCGTAAATAGGACTTTTCCCACACAAATTCACAGCAGAGCGTGACAGGTTTagattaataaattattatcaTACATGACACAAAGATAAAGTCAAGCAGCCGCAGTGTGTGACATGTGAGAAACACAGCTGTGTCAACTCCACAGTGCTTTGCTTCCCCATATTCGACCATTTGTATCACCACTAATGTAGAGAAAACAGTCTACTGAGTCAAACAATAACTCGGAAACAAAAGATCAGACTTTTTATTCATATTCACCATTACCGATTATTTGAATGTATTAATCTTTAAAAAGGaactgtttttgtattttatacatttttgtttagCTCTAATGCAACTGTGCAGGTATAACAAAAGTCTAAGCCTGCAATTGCATGACAAAAGCCatgtttttaatataattagACTTCATGTCGTTTGTCAGAA
This Dunckerocampus dactyliophorus isolate RoL2022-P2 chromosome 17, RoL_Ddac_1.1, whole genome shotgun sequence DNA region includes the following protein-coding sequences:
- the gtf3c5 gene encoding general transcription factor 3C polypeptide 5 isoform X2, with product MHCVETASRPTTSFSGCEGESAKKTPELLRLKWKYSESLEQHINFKGWQTISASLWIAKMESLHLYMTKSSFAKQKSKSFLSSPCRTSFHRPSSHVSTLPWIISTGLMQTDFQSKTNFIGLNRARRAHNAIFVSYTDPIVPTECIEAAKVNWTRICVRDHDKQAEEKIVAMFESRPIWSRNAVKANIDIHPEKLKALLPVFAYYMVTGPWRSLWVKLGYDPRKTVESKIYQMLDYRLRCSTRSACVLSDLLVKPKRSTLNYTLPIAINKTGPTPASVTDLPTQEGSSTSRDPVRVSYQLKESSYIFREGMLPPHRQMFYQLCDLDVPRIQEVIQQNSGAEQICNERDGWCAVGTTDKLRDLISAMVKKVIRAQRPPLPKVPKRPRRAVRSSKVDAEDLEDDDDDDDEEEEDEDDEYQPSEGSENEMETEILDYM